In Pagrus major chromosome 23, Pma_NU_1.0, the genomic window ATACTGTTTTATAAAGGGTCACAAGCTAAAAAAGTTGGACACCACTGGTTTGATCTTTGATAGTGCATTTACTGTACAAGCTTGTCATGTTTTTCAATGTCAAATCTTCATCTgagaagtaactaattacaccTGTCAGAAAAATGTAGCAGATTCAAAATAACAAGTAGAGGTTTCACGTAGCATAACATTGAACGACTCATGTAAAGtcaaagtacctcaaaattgtatctTAGTAGAGTGCTGCAGTAATAACTCTATAACTATAATATAGTTAATAATTAGTGAATAAACAGTTTTCAGTATTTTACATTCTCAAAGTAAAAGCACTTTCTCTTCTTTAGGTGTTGGGATGAAGCTCCATGAGAAGATCTTGACCCATTACCTCTCATGCACCTCTCCAGTAGATAAAGAGGGATATCTCTACAAAAAGGTTTGCGTTGATATTATGAAGGAACTATGTCTTAAGTGTTGATTCCCACATGAGAGTAAATGCAACAAACCTGCTTTCTTTCCtaatagaaagagagaaatgcCACCTACCAGCGGCGGTGGTTTGTCCTGAAGGCAAACCTGCTTTTCTACCAGGAGCGCCCAGGTGACCGACACCTGCTGGGTGTCATCGTGTTGGAGGGGTGTGCAGTTCGGCGCCCGGACTCCGATGGACAGTTTGGCTTCTCCCTGGTGTTTGAAGGGCCCGGACTCAAAACCTACAGATTTGCAGCAGGGGATCGTCAGACTCAAGAGAGCTGGGTGAAAGCTTTGCTCTCAGCCAGCCACTGTTACCTCTCCCTGCTGGTGAGAGACTTGGGGAGGCAGTATGAAGGTGTGTAGAAGCATTCCTCTGCGAAAGGTGctatgtaaatattatttattatgaatCATGAGTGGactatgtttttattaattccctgttttctttctgcagaaGCTAAACAGCACCAAGGCTCTGGTGAACCCTGTCACAGCTCCTCTTTCAGTGCCCTCAAGTCCACAACCAACTTCCTCCTCCCTGTGCAGGGGCCAACAGCAGCGGTCAGAGAGGGGAGAAGCCTCAGTGCCAGCACTGTTTTACAAGCACCCACTAAAGTGGTGGCTAGAAAGTCCCCTAAACTGTGGCACAGGAGAAATGCTCACGTCACACCACTTAATGGACCAGCACCTTTGTACGGCGAATGGCCTCTGGTGGGGTTTGATCCGCTTGAGGAGTTTAGTAAACTTCATGATTATTATGGGCAGGAAGTGAAGAAAGCGAGAGATGAATGGCTGAGGAGTCGCCAAGCAGAAGAAGAGCACAGTGATGGAGATCTCATCGACCTGGGGTGAAAAAAAACCTGACGTTTGAGAGACAATTTAAAGAGGAAGTGAGATGGAGTTGTTCATGTGTGTTAAAAAGGAACTGAACCTGAGTTCCACTTTATTTAAGAACATAGAGTTTGAGGCCCAGACACCTGTAAATGTGCTAAATGTTCCTCAATTTCATATAATGAGTTTAGATCAATTCTATGTTAGATTTGTTTTACAGAAAGTTGTAATTTCCCTGATTTTCCTTAAgggatgagttcacccaaaaatgaaaatcagtcaatatctcaccctcatgctgatggagagtcGGGTGAAGACTCTTAGTttacagaacatttctggagcttcacagcaaaacagctttgcagtaTCCCCCTAAACAAttgaagaacaacaacaaaaacaaacataaaatgactccatacagcttgtcctgCATAGCCTCTGAAAGCCAGAAGATCgaaaactgatttgaaaagacattatttacaccctttttaacgccaaaatcttcactttaaATGCTAAGCTAAAAACATTACCACACACCCTATCTGAAACTGGAGCACACGCTTGATGGAaccattttctgtttcttttttggggcagttttttattttttgaggaCAAGAAACTTCTCCTGACGATCCATCAGCAAGggggcgagtagataatgaactgaatttttattttagggtgaacttatcctttaaagtatCCATGAGATTCAACAGAGAACAAGCAACAATCCAGGCACAAAGTGCAGATGCTGTTTGTGCCAGCACATCTGCATCCTTTGGACATGAAACAATGTGACGGCCGGCCTTTTTCACAGCCTCTTgcttatttttaataatatttgcAATGCCTCAGTTCTACTGAAGTGTAAGCGGCTGTGACAGTGTAACAGTGAGGCAGCATCCACAATAACGGGACCCTGAAGCTGAAACAGCTAAATTGAATGCCTccatatttctttttgttattcAACCCTGCGCTTTTCCTACTGtgatatgtaaaaatgttttccatgAACAATGCCTTTAATGGTTCTCATGTACCCTCTGCTAAGTGAAGCTGCACACCTGCTGCTGATTGCACAATAGCTCCCTGAGCAGTTTAGTATCCACATATGGTGCAATTTAAACAATTTAATATATGCCTTTTAAAGCAAAGAGTATTATATAGTTTTCATTGCCTGAAAAATTAAAGTTGATCTGCCTTAATCAATCAGCTGTCATTAATTCACTTCCCTACTGTAGGTCTAAGAGAGATGTAGAGTATACTGCAGGTTGAGAGTCACTGGAGGCTGGTAAACAGCAGAGGGCAATACAGGCACAATGTGCAGACTAGGGGCTGAAGTGAACCACCTGATTTATTGGCACAGTGTAATCTTAGCAGTCGGATTTGTCAGAAGTAAATCACTGATTTATGGAGGTATGCAAGTGACAGAAAGAATGCAGCTAATGTCAAAACTGACAGGTTCAATATTTCGGTAAATCAAACGCCCTTAATTGAGTTATCCACTCATTtactcaaacatgtctgactgtAATTTCAATTGAATCCACTCTGCTAATTAGACAAAGCATCTGCTTCAGAGGTTAAAAAGTGGTAATGTGTGACCGTAATAAGCTTTATAATTAAAGTGTTCATTCAACTGTTAAGTTGAAAGCAAAGCCTGACATCTGCCCTGACACTTAAAATTTACTGAATGGCGATCAGTGTAACACAATGCTAAATGGAATCaaataacataacaaacaaTCTTCGGCACACCAGAGTATGAAACTATAACGTCTCAGATGTCACGGATGTCACACATGTCACAGTTCCTTAAGGTTGCCTCACTCCACAGGACAAGGTGGGAGCTTCCCCACATTCCAGACCCTACAGACAGGCATACCAGTCATCCATAAAGTGATAGATGGCTTCAGAGGAGCGTGGCAACACATGTCACATTACAGCAACAGGCCCCTGAAGTGTATACACATCTGTATGCAAACATTTACTCACGATAGCAGTGTGTAAACACATAATTGTTGTTTAACGACTGTGTTGTAAAGTCAGCAAATGGCAGCAGCTGACACACCTGTGAAAAGTTTGAGATGTCACACCTAatctccttttttatttattacttgtGCCTCAAAGTGAAGAAATGAGGGGATCAAATCATTAGTCATCATcataatttactttattttttaatcaagacatatttataaaacataataatttcTGTTCCTTAAATTAAATTGTGAGTATGTCATAATCAACTCTTGATGTATGCACAACAAAAGTCAAAGTCTCTTAAACTGCTGAATATAATTATATTTCCTTTAATGTGCAGGATGAGGGGACTGCCTGTGAAGATTAAGATTTTAAACCAATTATTATTGCAAAAGGGAACAAAGGCACAGAAGTAACATTTAGGGCTTGAATATCACATTCATTGTAAAGTTTAGGGGTTTTGTTGCTTAGTGAATGTGTagccaaacaaaaaatgaaatgaaaatgaccaAGCTGATCAACCAGTTTACTTCAGTTTCTGAAGTTGAATTCAGAGTCAGAACATGTGTCGTCACATATTTCATTCCTGCAACAAGGTGGTGAAAATCAAGTAAAccaggggtcaaaggtcaataGGCACACATGGGGAGGACTGACAGCCAGCGTTGGGTTCTGGGTGTCCTGAACACCAAACGTCTGCCTAATCCAAATTACCACACGAGTGGAAACCAATGGACATGACTCATCATTGAACATCCGAGGAGAtcagtggaaacacaaacagtccCAACCAGAGAGCTGACGGAGGGCGCAAAAATAAACTCCTCCAATAGACAAGATTAGCAAAGTtgttaatgaaatgaaaacagattatCTGGGGTAAATTTGGATATAAAGTATGAAAAACTAATGAAGGAAAGCATTTTGCTCAAAGGGCCTGACGCGTTGGCAGACAGTCAAGTTTATTTAGCTATTTTGGTCGCCCTCAGCTGTCCCTTTTATGTTCTTCTGGGAATGTCTGCTGCCATCACCCTGCCAAGTAATCCCCTTATATTTACGGTGTGGGTAGACGGGGCGAGAGGGGGGGCTGAGGGCAAACAGGTGGGAAAGTGTTCATGACTGAGGCCAAtcaccaaacacacacctttGTGGTGACAGCAGTCAGAGGTTAATGGTGCTTTCTCCTAAACAGTACATTGTCAACGAAAGTCATCCCGTCCtcaaagaaaacaggaaacagacagataCCTACATTTCCATGAACCAGCAACTTTAAGTAATGAAATTAGATGCTTTGATATTTGAGAAACTGCTGctcataataaaatataaatatgaaactCTTTTCATAGACACATAATTGCCTCTATGGTGGAAAGTAACATTTAcacatgtttaacattttaaataagtgtttctatttccatttttatgctTCTTTATACATTTGACAGTTAAAGTTACAAGTTGCTTTACACGTTAATCTTTCCtatgaaaagaaacatttgtagaaacattatataaaataaactgttattaaaaaataaaacaacagctCTTAATCTTTATGGCTTACAAAATGCAGTCTCTACTTGGGACTCCATGTCACATTTCAGATATGACAAATGTGcatctggagaagaaattcaaactcagaactatttatttattttttcaatttacaatattaatgaggtaataacacaaacttttcttttttcctttcccaGTAATCATCCCAccacccctcagatttatctgtGCCTCTTACGAGGGCCCTGACCCCTATGTTTGAAATCAATGGACTAAACTACCTAACACtatataaagtatttaaaactAGCTCCACCTCAGccagctacaacagtaaaatgctgcttacacattGATCATTATAGTGACTGATGAGTGAATAATGTCATATATAGTGCAGTAACAAGGCACATTTTTTCTGCAGAATTAggataagatgttcctttacAGTGTGTAAACAATACCACAAAAACTAGCAGCGCTAGtaggagaaaagaaaatgacaataaactCAAGTGTGTTTTCAACCCAGTTGTTTCTAATATTGCCTTGTGCAGTTTTACACGTGTTTGTTGTCAGTTGATTAAATTAGGCTACTGATTAATTCAAGTAATAAGATAGATGCTGACATCCAAGAGTACATATCTTCTGTCACTACAGAGCCCCCTCCATCATAACTTCTGTGAGAAAATACTATATTTGACATTGGCATTAATTTGTCACAACTTAAAATAAGAAAGCAGGGCCGTGCACATACAGGGTAAAAGCTGCATCAGTTGCTGAGAGTATAGAATGCTTGTGTCTCAGTCTGTAATATCGCAATGGACAtcacaaaccaaaaataaagtcagtgagCGGCTGCTGTGCCTCTCTGCAGGCGGGCAGTCAGGCAGATGGAGATGGACAGAAGGAGGGTGGAGAGACAGTGTCCAGAGGTCCAACAAGCATCTATGTCCCGAATGTCCTTATTAGTCCACGTGGGACTGCAAACCTGCAGCACGGTCCCTCAGCTATCAGGTTTACTTAATTCCAAGACTCCTGGGTCTATTTCTGATCTCCTGTAAGGTGATACGCCGTACAGCCATTCTGTCTCCTTCACTTTTGCCATCAGTTCATCCTTGGTCatcccgtctctctctctctccctttccctctctctctctgcccctctCTTTTTATCCCCATCCAAACTTGAGGCTGTGGCTAAAGTTAGATTGGCTTGCGTGGGTATATAAGCCCCCGGGAAT contains:
- the pheta2 gene encoding sesquipedalian-1 — translated: MKLHEKILTHYLSCTSPVDKEGYLYKKKERNATYQRRWFVLKANLLFYQERPGDRHLLGVIVLEGCAVRRPDSDGQFGFSLVFEGPGLKTYRFAAGDRQTQESWVKALLSASHCYLSLLVRDLGRQYEEAKQHQGSGEPCHSSSFSALKSTTNFLLPVQGPTAAVREGRSLSASTVLQAPTKVVARKSPKLWHRRNAHVTPLNGPAPLYGEWPLVGFDPLEEFSKLHDYYGQEVKKARDEWLRSRQAEEEHSDGDLIDLG